One genomic segment of Rivularia sp. PCC 7116 includes these proteins:
- a CDS encoding ATP-binding protein, which produces MTKPKISKKVSTALINSLGAGVVPRVGLENVAVGRDKELKSLLQSIEDIAEGVAAFRFVIGNYGSGKSFMLQLVRNRAMELGFVVTDADLSLERRLAGSNNQGLATYRELMSRLATKTRPDGGAFVSILEGWINKIQQEVVQNSGMKPNDEGFDDTVEAKIREVVQQIEDLVHGFDFGSVIVAYWRGYRSDDDDLKNAALQWLRGEFNKKSEAKTALGVRVIIDDESWYDYVKLLAKFVAEIGYKGLIVLLDEAVHLYQISPTASREKNYSRLLAIFNDVMQCKAEYLGVIIGGTVKFLEDPNRGLFSDSAWRRRTKESRFVAKAGVREINGPVLKLNPLSESEILNLLEKLADIHAFNYNYQKALTKNDLKEFVQEIVNRLGAEALLTPGEIVRDFISVLNILHQNPQITLNKIIHDSEFKPTKIGANTEVDDSDVAEFSL; this is translated from the coding sequence ATGACAAAGCCTAAAATCTCTAAAAAAGTATCTACAGCTTTGATAAACTCCTTGGGTGCGGGGGTAGTACCCAGAGTAGGGTTAGAAAATGTAGCAGTAGGTAGAGACAAAGAACTAAAAAGCCTTTTGCAGAGTATTGAGGATATTGCAGAAGGAGTAGCAGCATTTCGGTTTGTAATTGGCAATTACGGTTCCGGTAAAAGTTTTATGCTGCAACTAGTTCGCAATCGAGCCATGGAGTTGGGTTTTGTTGTTACCGATGCGGATTTATCTTTGGAAAGAAGATTAGCCGGAAGCAATAATCAAGGTTTAGCTACTTATCGAGAATTGATGAGTCGTCTTGCGACAAAAACTCGTCCTGATGGTGGTGCTTTTGTTTCCATTTTGGAAGGATGGATTAATAAAATTCAGCAAGAAGTAGTTCAAAACAGCGGCATGAAACCCAATGATGAGGGTTTTGACGATACCGTAGAAGCGAAAATTAGAGAAGTAGTTCAACAGATAGAAGATTTAGTCCACGGTTTTGATTTTGGCAGCGTAATTGTTGCTTATTGGAGGGGTTATCGTTCGGATGATGATGATTTAAAAAATGCAGCATTGCAGTGGCTGCGGGGAGAATTTAATAAGAAAAGTGAAGCAAAAACGGCTTTGGGAGTACGAGTCATCATTGACGATGAAAGTTGGTATGATTACGTCAAGTTATTAGCAAAATTTGTTGCTGAAATCGGCTATAAAGGGCTGATTGTTTTGTTAGATGAAGCGGTGCATTTATACCAGATATCTCCTACAGCAAGTCGCGAGAAGAACTATAGCAGGTTGTTGGCTATTTTTAACGATGTAATGCAGTGCAAAGCCGAATATTTAGGGGTAATTATCGGCGGTACTGTGAAGTTTTTAGAAGATCCAAATAGAGGTTTATTTTCAGATTCAGCTTGGAGAAGACGTACAAAAGAAAGTCGTTTTGTTGCTAAAGCAGGAGTACGAGAAATTAATGGGCCTGTACTTAAACTAAATCCTTTAAGTGAATCAGAAATCCTCAACTTGTTAGAAAAATTAGCCGATATACATGCGTTTAACTATAATTATCAAAAAGCTTTAACTAAGAATGATTTAAAAGAATTTGTTCAAGAGATTGTTAATCGTTTAGGGGCTGAAGCTCTACTAACTCCCGGCGAAATTGTTCGCGATTTTATCAGCGTCTTAAATATTTTGCATCAAAACCCGCAAATTACTTTGAATAAAATAATTCATGATTCTGAATTTAAACCTACAAAGATAGGTGCTAATACAGAAGTTGATGATTCGGATGTTGCTGAATTTAGTTTGTAA